A genome region from Macaca nemestrina isolate mMacNem1 chromosome 15, mMacNem.hap1, whole genome shotgun sequence includes the following:
- the LOC105498519 gene encoding LOW QUALITY PROTEIN: immunoglobulin lambda-like polypeptide 5 (The sequence of the model RefSeq protein was modified relative to this genomic sequence to represent the inferred CDS: substituted 1 base at 1 genomic stop codon), producing MLQIGSEVPLTLRANRPKTGQVGRETPEELGPRPRQCWPLLLLGLAIVTHGLLYPMAAPQSRDPDPGASVGSSRSSLQSLWGSRLLLXPSPQGADPRCWPRGFWSEPQSLCYIFGAGTRLTVLGQPKASPTVTLFPPSSEELQANKATLVCLISDFYPGVVKVAWKADGSAVNAGVETTTPSKQSNNKYAASSYLSLTSDQWKSHKSYSCQVTHDGSTVEKTVAPAECS from the exons ATGCTGCAAATCGGGTCAGAGGTGCCCCTGACCCTGAGGGCCAATAGACCCAAGACAGGCCAAGTGGGTCGTGAGACCCCTGAGGAGCTGGGTCCTCGTCCCAGGCAGTGCTGGCCCCTGCTGCTGCTGGGTCTGGCCATCGTCACCCATGGCCTGTTGTACCCAATGGCTGCACCGCAGAGCAGGGACCCAGACCCTGGAGCCTCAGTTGGAAGCAGCCGATCCAGCCTACAGAGCCTGTGGGGCAG CAGGCTCCTACTCTAGCCCAGCCCCCAGGGAGCAGACCCCAGGTGCTGGCCCCGGGGGTTTTGGTCTGAGCCTCAGTCACTGTGTTACATCTTCGGTGCTGGGACCCGGCTCACCGTCCTAG GTCAGCCCAAGGCTTCCCCCACGGTCACTCTGTTCCCGCCCTCCTCTGAGGAGCTCCAAGCAAACAAGGCCACACTAGTGTGTCTGATCAGTGACTTCTACCCGGGAGTCGTGAAAGTGGCCTGGAAGGCAGATGGCAGCGCTGTCAACGCGGGAGTGGAGACCACCACGCCCTCCAAACAGAGCAACAACAAGTATGCAGCCAGCAGCTACCTGAGCCTGACGTCCGACCAGTGGAAGTCCCACAAGAGCTACAGCTGCCAGGTCACGCACGACGGGAGCACTGTGGAGAAGACAGTGGCCCCTGCAGAATGTTCATAG